Proteins encoded in a region of the Myxococcus guangdongensis genome:
- a CDS encoding methyltransferase encodes MDFPARLEALTHQLRPWSSLWSRSVLQGWPESGAAYPEDWLAYARSLDEAGERRLDQGILVGEPPPSLGTLLSALQELTSLPWHEGRHALTVAETQGLSDKKTHELERVLALLGPRTRFIQQAVDIGGGMGHLARLCARTFGWRFHSIDRDTALQDKGRRWLTRTRSPATDTLSFIHAAVEDGLQPQIDPLFCGPDRASIGLHTCGPLALTQIRKSQGAGFVLNIGCCYDKLEVPRDYPVSRVGRAHPLPFTPHALALTTRGRPQKTEAEFARMKRVYAWRFAFHLLSKRQFPERAFVRAGDAPRALYDGPFALYALDRMERLGLDSGMTEGELNAFEVSVRAETRDLLLCHLLRDRFARALEVVLLIDRAMLLEEVGFEVELLQLFEPNLSPRNLALIASRSA; translated from the coding sequence ATGGACTTCCCGGCGCGGCTCGAGGCGCTCACGCACCAACTCCGCCCCTGGTCCTCGCTCTGGTCCCGCTCCGTCCTCCAGGGCTGGCCCGAGTCCGGCGCCGCCTATCCCGAGGATTGGCTCGCCTACGCCCGGTCACTCGATGAAGCAGGCGAGCGACGACTGGACCAGGGAATACTCGTGGGCGAGCCGCCTCCGTCCCTGGGCACGCTCCTGAGCGCACTTCAGGAGCTGACGTCGCTTCCCTGGCACGAGGGCCGGCATGCACTGACGGTCGCGGAGACGCAGGGGCTCAGCGACAAGAAAACGCACGAGCTCGAGCGGGTGCTCGCCCTGCTCGGACCGAGAACGCGCTTCATCCAACAGGCGGTCGATATCGGAGGCGGCATGGGACACCTCGCCCGACTCTGTGCGCGGACGTTCGGGTGGAGATTCCACAGCATCGATCGAGACACTGCATTGCAGGACAAGGGGCGACGTTGGCTGACGAGGACCCGTTCGCCCGCCACGGACACCCTGAGCTTCATCCATGCCGCCGTCGAGGACGGACTCCAACCGCAGATCGATCCGCTCTTCTGCGGTCCGGACCGGGCCTCCATCGGCCTGCACACGTGCGGGCCTCTCGCCCTCACGCAAATCCGCAAGAGCCAGGGGGCGGGCTTCGTCCTGAACATCGGCTGCTGTTACGACAAGCTCGAGGTCCCCAGGGACTACCCCGTCTCCCGCGTCGGGCGCGCGCATCCCCTGCCCTTCACGCCGCATGCCCTGGCACTGACCACGCGGGGGAGGCCACAGAAGACCGAAGCGGAGTTCGCGCGGATGAAGCGGGTGTACGCGTGGCGATTCGCGTTCCATCTCCTCTCGAAGCGACAGTTTCCCGAGCGAGCTTTCGTCAGGGCCGGGGACGCGCCTCGGGCGCTCTATGACGGCCCCTTCGCCCTCTACGCGCTCGACCGCATGGAACGACTGGGGCTCGACTCCGGAATGACGGAGGGCGAACTGAATGCCTTCGAGGTCTCCGTTCGCGCCGAGACACGGGACCTCTTGCTCTGTCATTTGCTGAGGGACCGCTTCGCGAGGGCGTTGGAGGTCGTTCTCCTGATCGATCGGGCGATGCTCCTGGAAGAGGTGGGCTTCGAGGTCGAACTCCTCCAGCTCTTCGAGCCGAACCTGTCTCCGCGAAACCTCGCGCTCATCGCATCACGGAGCGCTTGA